The window GCGGCCAAGAAGCCTGTCGAGGTCGCCGACTTCGCGGTCTCCGACTCGGTCATGGTCGTTGACGGACCGTTCGCCACCTTGCACGCCACGATCACCGAGATCAACGCCGAGTCCCAGCGGGTCAAGGCGCTGGTGGAGATCTTCGGTCGCGAGACCCCGGTCGAGTTGAGTTTCAGCCAGATTCAGCGCGTCTGATCGCGCGCAGCGCTCAGAACTGCGCGAGGTTGAGGCGAGCGCACGACTTCGCCAAGCGAAGGCGTGACCGCGGGTCGAAACCCAGCGCGTCTGAGCGGCTCGTACGCCTCGATTTCGCGCCGCACGATCGGTCGCGCGACACTAGGACAGCAACACCCAGTGGCAGGGGACGCCCCCGTCATGACCACGAAAGAGAGAGAAAGCAATGCCTCCCAAGAAGAAGATCGCAGCGGTCGTCAAGATCCAGATCGCTGCTGGCGCTGCCAGCCCCGCCCCGCCGGTCGGTACGGCCCTGGGCCCGCACGGCGTCAACATGATGGAGTTCGTCAAGGCGTACAACGCCGCGACCGAGTCCATGCGCGGCAACATCGTGCCGGTCGAGATCACGATCTACGAAGACCGCAGCTTCACCTTCATCACCAAGACCCCTCCGGCCGCTGAGCTGATCAAGAAGGCCGCCGGCCTGTCGAAGGGTTCGGGCACCCCGCACAAGGACAAGGTCGGCAAGCTGACCAAGGACCAGGTGCGCGAGATCGCCCAGACCAAGCTGCCCGACCTCAACGCCAACGACATTGAGGCCGCCATGAAGATCGTCGAAGGCACCGCCCGCTCCATGGGTGTGACCACCAACTGATCCCTGTGTGGGAGGGCCGCGCTGGCCCGCTGACCACATCCTTTTCAAGACTTAAGAAACGAGAAGAACATGCAGCGCAGCAAGACCTATCGCGCAGCGTCGGAGACGTTCGACAAGAACGAGATCTACGCCCCGCTCGCCGCGATCAAGATCGCCAAGGACACCAGCAAGACGAAGTTCGACGAGACCGTCGACGTCGTGATGCGCCTGGGTGTCGACCCCCGCAAGGCCGACCAGATGGTGCGCGGCACCGTCAACCTGCCGCACGGCACGGGCAAGACCGCCCGCGTCCTCGTGTTCGCCAACGCCGACAAGGCTGAGGCTGCCCGCGAGGCCGGCGCCGAGCACGTCGGTGGCGACGAGCTGATCGACAAGGTGGCCGGTGGCTGGCTCGACTTCGACGCCGTCGTCGCGACCCCCGACATGATGGGCAAGGTCGGTCGCCTCGGTCGCGTCCTGGGCCCCCGTGGCCTGATGCCGAACCCGAAGACCGGCACCGTGACCCCCGACCCGGCCAAGGCCGTGTCCGACATCATGGGCGGCAAGATCGAGTTCCGCGTCGACCGGCACGCCAACCTGCACTTCATCATCGGCAAGGCGTCCTTCAACGACGATCCAGCTCGCGGAGAACTACGCCGCGGCGCTCGACGAGGTGCTGCGGTTGAAGCCCGCCAGCCTCCAAGGGCCGCTACGTCAAGAAGATCACCGTCTCGACGACCATGGGCCCCGGCATCCAGGTCGACCCCAACCGCACCCGCAACATCACCGAAGCGGACGTGTCCGAGGCCTGATCTCACGCCTTGGTCGGCCCGGCAGTCACACGTACGCGTGTGTTGTCGGGCCGTTGCCATTTCGCCCCGCGTCGATTTGGTCCAGCCCCTGCGCGCTCGTACAGTTCTTCTCGAAACCAGAGACCGCCGGTCAATGCCGTGCCCAGCACGTCAGCCGAAGGTTCCGCGGAAGCGGACGGCCAGCGCAGGTGTCAGAGGCTAGAGAAGTTTCTCCACGCCCTGGGCCTGCGCCCGGGGCGTTCGT of the Nocardioides sp. genome contains:
- the rplK gene encoding 50S ribosomal protein L11 produces the protein MPPKKKIAAVVKIQIAAGAASPAPPVGTALGPHGVNMMEFVKAYNAATESMRGNIVPVEITIYEDRSFTFITKTPPAAELIKKAAGLSKGSGTPHKDKVGKLTKDQVREIAQTKLPDLNANDIEAAMKIVEGTARSMGVTTN